From a region of the Kwoniella mangroviensis CBS 8507 chromosome 1 map unlocalized Ctg01, whole genome shotgun sequence genome:
- a CDS encoding transcription elongation factor SPT4: MPPKGGSRKTELRACLICSVLQSTNDFLTQGCPNCEEILEMRGSAERVAECTSVTYDGMIAMMEPSESWVARWQRIDKKMRGIYAVRVTGRPPQDVIDAIEARGGVYRPRDAVED, encoded by the exons ATGCCACCAAAAGGAGGATCTCGAAAGACAGAGCTTCGAGCTTGTCTGATATGTTCCGTACTTCAATCCACCAACGATTTCTTGACTCAGGGTTGTCCGAATTGCGAGGAGATCTTGGAG ATGAGAGGTTCAGCAGAGAGAGTAGCAGAATGTACGAGTGTGACATATGACGGGATGATAGCTATGATGGAACCTTCCGAAAGTTGGGTAGCCAGGTGGCAGAGGATAG ATaaaaagatgagaggaataTACGCGGTACGAGTGACTGGTCGACCACCACAGGATGTGATAGATGCTATAGAGGCTAGAGGAGGTGTGTATAGACCTCGGGATGCAGTGGAGGATTAG